The following are encoded together in the Choloepus didactylus isolate mChoDid1 chromosome 7, mChoDid1.pri, whole genome shotgun sequence genome:
- the IL22RA2 gene encoding interleukin-22 receptor subunit alpha-2 isoform X2, giving the protein MGPQHGLPGFIVSLLLAIVGETQAAHEPLKPQKVQFQSRNFHNVLHWQPGKVLAGNASLYFVQYKMYGQRQWKNKQGCWGIQGLFCDLTNETSDIQEPYYARVRTASAGVFSGWSVTRRFTSWWEKSFIRG; this is encoded by the exons ATGGGTCCCCAGCACGGCCTTCCGGGCTTCATCGTCAGTCTCCTCCTGGCCATCGTGGGAG AAACCCAGGCAGCCCATGAACCATTGAAGCCCCAGAAGGTTCAATTTCAGTCCCGGAATTTTCACAATGTCCTGCACTGGCAGCCTGGGAAGGTGCTGGCTGGCAATGCCAGCCTCTACTTTGTGCAGTACAAAAT GTATGGGCAGagacaatggaaaaataaacagggCTGTTGGGGTATTCAAGGACTCTTCTGTGACCTCACCAATGAAACCTCAGACATACAGGAGCCCTACTACGCGAGGGTGAGGACGGCCTCAGCTGGGGTCTTCTCAGGCTGGAGCGTGACCCGGCGGTTCACATCCTGGTGGGAAA agtcctttataagaggataa
- the IL22RA2 gene encoding interleukin-22 receptor subunit alpha-2 isoform X1, which produces MGPQHGLPGFIVSLLLAIVGETQAAHEPLKPQKVQFQSRNFHNVLHWQPGKVLAGNASLYFVQYKMYGQRQWKNKQGCWGIQGLFCDLTNETSDIQEPYYARVRTASAGVFSGWSVTRRFTSWWETTIDPPVMKITPLNGSLLVVLRAPDLPYKDQKGKNISMENYYGLVYRVFIINNSLEKEQKVYEGTHRAVRIEAPAPRAAYCVVAEMYRPVFDSSSQRSEETCVDSA; this is translated from the exons ATGGGTCCCCAGCACGGCCTTCCGGGCTTCATCGTCAGTCTCCTCCTGGCCATCGTGGGAG AAACCCAGGCAGCCCATGAACCATTGAAGCCCCAGAAGGTTCAATTTCAGTCCCGGAATTTTCACAATGTCCTGCACTGGCAGCCTGGGAAGGTGCTGGCTGGCAATGCCAGCCTCTACTTTGTGCAGTACAAAAT GTATGGGCAGagacaatggaaaaataaacagggCTGTTGGGGTATTCAAGGACTCTTCTGTGACCTCACCAATGAAACCTCAGACATACAGGAGCCCTACTACGCGAGGGTGAGGACGGCCTCAGCTGGGGTCTTCTCAGGCTGGAGCGTGACCCGGCGGTTCACATCCTGGTGGGAAA CAACAATAGATCCTCCTGTCATGAAAATAACTCCACTTAATGGATCTCTGTTGGTGGTTCTCCGTGCTCCAGATTTGCCGTATAaagaccaaaagggaaaaaatatatccatgGAAAATTACTACGGACTAGTATACCGAGTGTTTATAATTAACAATTCACTAGAAAAG GAGCAAAAGGTGTATGAAGGAACACACAGAGCTGTCAGAATTGAAGCCCCAGCACCTCGCGCTGCTTACTGTGTCGTGGCTGAAATGTATCGGCCCGTGTTTGACAGCAGTAGTCAGAGGAGTGAAGAGACGTGCGTGGACAGTGCGTGA